In a single window of the Melissococcus plutonius ATCC 35311 genome:
- the mutL gene encoding DNA mismatch repair endonuclease MutL, producing the protein MGKIQELSEQLANQIAAGEVVERPASVVKELMENAIDAGGTQIDILIEEAGLKKIQVVDNGEGIAKDDVPNAFKRHATSKIHTRDDLFRIRSLGFRGEALPSISSVSEVTLETAVSNETEGSFIYLKGGKIMEHRSSTLRKGTKIVVSNLFFNTPARLKYVKTIQTELASIGDIVNRLALSHPSIAFSLTHDGNKMMHTTGKGELKQTIAGIYGVSIAKKMITIQAKDLDFSLTGYISLPEVTRASRNYLSIIVNGRYIKNFILSKAILEGYGSKLMVGRYPIAILEISIDPLLIDVNVHPTKQEVRLSKEKELVQLVHQAIHEALSQEQLIPNAVENLTFKKKIEKPDKVEQLNLSSFEKEQAKNSSLPSSKKSDIIHYNKETGNFYVGEKPGTYPTGTFKEKIEQAKKITAKPSGENNEGKNIANLLKNEIPLTNKIKSSHLTLSGNNEDKKEELQSNETKNEFALLSKNQDLQKTETISTNELFADETMTITVDESMDENYFSEKHATHLGNINNKNSIKTIHTEQETTETLNQKNRFPDLEYFGQMHGTYLFAQGSDGLYILDQHAAQERINYEYFREKIGEVTDDLQELLVPLIIDYPNTDVLKIKEKKDKLKDVGIYLEDFDQNSFIVRSHPTWYPSGEEESIIREMIDILLTTGNISVKKFREETAIMMSCKQAIKANHFLNEKQARSLLEKLATCENPFNCPHGRPVLVHFTNSDMEKMFKRIQDPH; encoded by the coding sequence ATGGGAAAAATTCAGGAATTATCTGAACAATTGGCAAATCAAATTGCTGCTGGTGAGGTAGTTGAACGCCCTGCCTCCGTGGTGAAAGAGTTAATGGAAAATGCTATTGATGCTGGCGGTACACAAATTGATATTTTGATTGAAGAAGCTGGATTAAAAAAGATTCAAGTCGTTGATAATGGCGAGGGAATTGCTAAGGACGATGTACCTAATGCATTTAAGCGTCATGCTACTAGTAAGATTCATACAAGAGATGATTTATTTCGAATTCGCAGTCTTGGATTTCGAGGAGAAGCTTTGCCAAGTATTTCTTCGGTTTCTGAAGTTACTCTTGAGACGGCTGTATCCAATGAGACAGAGGGAAGTTTTATTTATTTAAAAGGTGGTAAGATAATGGAACATCGTTCCTCAACTTTAAGAAAAGGAACAAAAATTGTTGTTTCAAATCTATTTTTCAATACTCCTGCACGTTTGAAATACGTAAAAACAATACAAACAGAACTAGCAAGCATTGGAGATATTGTAAATCGTTTAGCATTGAGCCATCCAAGTATTGCTTTTAGCCTCACTCATGATGGAAATAAGATGATGCACACCACTGGTAAAGGTGAGTTGAAACAAACCATTGCAGGTATTTATGGGGTAAGCATAGCGAAAAAGATGATTACTATTCAAGCAAAAGACTTAGATTTTTCGTTAACAGGTTATATTTCTTTGCCAGAAGTTACTAGGGCAAGTCGTAATTATCTATCGATTATAGTTAATGGTCGTTATATTAAAAATTTTATTCTAAGTAAAGCAATTCTTGAAGGATACGGTTCTAAGCTAATGGTTGGTAGATATCCAATTGCTATTTTGGAAATTAGCATAGATCCCTTATTGATTGATGTCAATGTGCATCCAACCAAGCAAGAAGTGCGATTAAGTAAAGAAAAAGAATTGGTACAACTGGTTCATCAAGCAATTCATGAAGCTTTAAGTCAAGAACAACTTATTCCAAATGCAGTTGAAAATCTTACATTTAAAAAGAAAATTGAAAAACCAGATAAAGTTGAACAACTAAATTTGTCATCTTTTGAAAAAGAACAAGCAAAAAATTCCTCACTTCCTAGCTCCAAAAAATCAGACATAATTCATTACAACAAAGAAACTGGCAATTTCTATGTAGGTGAAAAACCAGGTACCTATCCAACAGGAACGTTTAAAGAAAAGATTGAACAAGCAAAAAAAATAACAGCCAAACCATCTGGTGAAAATAATGAAGGCAAAAATATAGCAAATTTATTAAAGAATGAAATTCCTTTAACGAATAAAATTAAATCTAGCCACTTAACATTATCAGGGAATAATGAGGATAAAAAAGAAGAACTACAATCAAATGAGACAAAGAATGAATTTGCCCTATTATCAAAAAATCAAGATTTACAAAAGACTGAAACCATTTCAACAAATGAATTATTTGCAGATGAGACAATGACAATTACTGTTGACGAATCAATGGATGAAAATTATTTTTCTGAGAAACATGCCACCCATTTAGGAAATATAAATAATAAAAACTCGATAAAGACCATACATACTGAACAAGAAACAACAGAAACATTGAATCAAAAGAATCGGTTTCCAGATTTAGAATATTTTGGTCAAATGCATGGAACCTATCTTTTTGCTCAAGGTTCCGATGGGTTGTACATTCTTGATCAACATGCGGCTCAGGAACGAATTAACTATGAATATTTTCGCGAAAAAATCGGTGAAGTAACAGATGATTTACAAGAACTATTAGTTCCATTAATTATTGACTATCCAAATACGGATGTCTTAAAAATTAAAGAAAAGAAAGACAAATTAAAGGATGTCGGCATTTATCTAGAAGATTTTGATCAGAATAGCTTTATTGTTCGTTCCCATCCAACTTGGTATCCATCTGGAGAAGAAGAAAGTATTATTCGTGAGATGATTGATATTCTTTTGACGACCGGTAACATCAGTGTAAAAAAATTTCGTGAAGAAACAGCTATCATGATGAGTTGCAAGCAAGCAATAAAGGCAAATCATTTTTTAAATGAAAAACAAGCACGTAGTTTATTAGAAAAACTTGCTACCTGTGAAAATCCATTTAATTGTCCACATGGACGTCCTGTTTTAGTCCATTTTACAAATTCAGATATGGAAAAGATGTTCAAACGAATTCAAGATCCACATTAA
- the msrB gene encoding peptide-methionine (R)-S-oxide reductase MsrB: MKNDKNRDDLKNKLDPMSYSVTQENGTEPPFTGQYDNFYDDGIYVDIVNGEPLFSSLDKYDAGCGWPSFTKPIERKDITEKTDRSLGIHRVEVRSKEADSHLGHVFTDGPVDQGGLRYCINSAALRFVPVKDLEKEGYGEYLSLFK, translated from the coding sequence ATGAAAAATGATAAAAATAGGGATGATTTAAAGAATAAACTTGATCCAATGAGTTACTCAGTCACACAAGAAAATGGTACTGAACCACCATTTACTGGTCAATATGATAATTTTTATGATGATGGTATTTATGTAGATATTGTAAATGGTGAACCACTTTTTAGTTCATTAGATAAATATGATGCTGGTTGTGGTTGGCCATCATTTACAAAACCGATTGAAAGAAAAGATATTACAGAAAAGACAGACCGCTCATTAGGCATACATCGTGTAGAAGTGCGTAGTAAGGAAGCTGATTCTCATTTAGGTCATGTATTTACAGATGGTCCAGTTGATCAGGGCGGCTTACGCTATTGCATAAATTCAGCGGCATTACGATTTGTACCTGTAAAAGACCTAGAAAAAGAAGGCTATGGTGAATATCTCTCATTATTTAAGTAA
- the ruvA gene encoding Holliday junction branch migration protein RuvA translates to MFEYIIGTITFINPYYLVIETNGIGYQILVSNPYHYSGKLEKKVKIYLHQVIREDAQLLYGFREMEEKQLFLKLIGVSGIGPKSALAILALEDHGGLINAIADENASYLTKFPGVGKKTAQQMVLDLKGKLDELEMTPTAVKAMTNQPKVKTNQALNEALEALCALGYNDREIKRITPDLKSMDSQSTDQYLSQALKLIMK, encoded by the coding sequence ATGTTTGAATATATTATTGGTACCATTACTTTTATCAATCCTTATTATCTTGTTATAGAAACCAATGGCATTGGGTACCAAATCCTAGTGAGCAATCCTTATCATTATTCTGGAAAATTAGAAAAAAAGGTAAAAATTTATTTGCATCAGGTAATTCGAGAAGATGCACAATTGCTCTATGGATTTAGGGAAATGGAAGAGAAACAACTTTTTTTAAAGCTAATTGGCGTATCAGGTATTGGGCCCAAAAGTGCTTTAGCAATTTTGGCTTTGGAAGATCACGGGGGGTTAATCAATGCTATTGCAGATGAAAATGCAAGTTATTTAACAAAATTTCCTGGTGTGGGTAAAAAAACAGCACAACAAATGGTTTTAGATTTAAAAGGAAAATTAGATGAATTAGAAATGACACCAACAGCTGTAAAGGCAATGACAAATCAGCCAAAAGTTAAAACAAACCAAGCATTAAATGAAGCATTAGAAGCTTTGTGTGCCTTAGGATATAATGATAGAGAAATCAAACGAATTACGCCTGACTTGAAAAGTATGGATTCACAATCAACGGATCAATATTTAAGTCAAGCATTAAAGTTAATTATGAAATAA
- the ruvB gene encoding Holliday junction branch migration DNA helicase RuvB, whose protein sequence is MSEEERLMTAKSNQQDEILEKSLRPKFLTQYIGQEKVKQELTIYIKAACNRKEVLDHTLLYGPPGLGKTTLAMVTANEMDVGMRTTSGPAIERPGDLVAILNELTPGDVLFIDEIHRLPRTVEEMLYSAMEDFYVDIMVGQGTTAHPVHFSLPPFTLIGATTRAGMLSAPLRDRFGIISHMEYYTVEDLKEIVIRSSDIFQTEIMDEGACEIARRSRGTPRIANRLLKRVRDFAQVQSNGVVTKDIADKALTLLQVDHQGLDYIDQKLLKTMIELYGGGPVGLSTISVNIGEETETVEDMYEPFLIQKGFIKRTPRGRIATTLAYEHLGYHTYNQKE, encoded by the coding sequence ATGTCAGAAGAAGAACGATTAATGACAGCTAAAAGTAACCAACAAGATGAAATACTCGAAAAATCCCTTAGGCCTAAATTTCTAACTCAATATATTGGACAGGAAAAAGTCAAACAAGAATTAACAATTTATATTAAAGCAGCTTGTAATCGAAAAGAAGTATTAGATCATACTTTACTTTATGGACCACCTGGGTTAGGCAAAACTACTCTAGCAATGGTAACTGCCAATGAAATGGATGTAGGAATGCGAACCACAAGTGGTCCAGCGATTGAACGTCCTGGCGACCTTGTTGCTATTTTAAATGAATTGACTCCTGGTGATGTCTTGTTTATTGATGAAATTCATCGATTACCAAGAACGGTAGAAGAGATGCTTTACTCTGCGATGGAAGATTTTTATGTGGATATTATGGTTGGTCAAGGTACTACAGCTCATCCAGTACATTTTTCTTTACCACCATTTACACTTATTGGTGCAACGACACGAGCGGGCATGCTTTCTGCACCTTTACGTGATCGTTTTGGCATTATTTCTCACATGGAGTATTATACTGTGGAAGACTTGAAAGAAATTGTTATACGATCTTCAGATATTTTTCAAACAGAAATCATGGATGAAGGTGCTTGTGAAATTGCTCGTCGTTCTAGAGGAACACCTAGAATTGCGAATCGGTTATTAAAAAGAGTTAGAGATTTTGCACAAGTTCAATCAAATGGAGTAGTGACAAAAGATATCGCCGATAAAGCTCTCACTCTTTTACAGGTAGATCATCAAGGATTAGATTATATAGATCAAAAACTTTTAAAAACAATGATTGAATTATATGGAGGAGGACCAGTTGGACTAAGCACGATTTCCGTAAATATTGGTGAGGAAACTGAGACAGTTGAAGATATGTATGAACCTTTTTTAATTCAAAAAGGATTTATTAAGCGAACGCCAAGAGGAAGGATTGCTACGACACTTGCTTATGAACACCTTGGTTACCATACATACAATCAAAAAGAGTAA
- the rnc gene encoding ribonuclease III — protein sequence MDDRLTKELKERYGIVFHDVNLLEQAFTHSSYVNEHRYLKLSDNERIEFLGDAVLELIISQYLYQKYQNLPEGKLTKMRAAIVREDSLAKFAKECQFDQYILLGNGEENSGGRERSALLCDLFEAFLGALYLDQGIETVKYFISEIIFPKIEEGNFSHEVDHKTHLQEVLQHKGDVNIDYRLVDEKGPAHDRIFYTEIYADEKLIGRGHGRSKKLAEQDAAERALKEILQ from the coding sequence ATGGACGATCGGTTAACTAAAGAATTAAAAGAACGTTACGGCATTGTTTTCCATGATGTCAATTTATTAGAACAGGCATTTACCCATTCTTCCTATGTCAATGAACACCGTTATTTAAAATTATCAGATAATGAACGCATAGAATTTTTAGGTGATGCTGTATTAGAATTAATTATTTCTCAGTATCTTTATCAAAAATATCAAAATTTACCAGAAGGTAAATTAACAAAAATGCGAGCAGCAATTGTTCGGGAAGATAGTTTAGCCAAATTTGCAAAGGAATGTCAATTTGATCAATATATTCTATTGGGCAATGGTGAAGAAAATTCTGGTGGACGTGAGCGTTCTGCATTGCTTTGTGATTTGTTTGAAGCTTTTTTAGGAGCTTTATATTTAGATCAGGGAATCGAAACTGTAAAATATTTTATTTCAGAGATTATTTTTCCAAAAATTGAAGAAGGAAATTTTTCTCATGAAGTTGATCATAAGACACACTTACAAGAAGTTCTTCAGCATAAGGGAGATGTCAATATTGATTATAGATTGGTAGATGAAAAAGGGCCTGCCCATGACCGTATTTTTTATACAGAGATTTATGCAGATGAAAAATTGATTGGTAGAGGCCATGGAAGATCTAAAAAATTGGCAGAGCAAGATGCAGCAGAGCGTGCATTAAAAGAAATTCTTCAATGA
- the smc gene encoding chromosome segregation protein SMC, producing MYLKRIEIAGFKSFADRTIIDFENGVTAVVGPNGSGKSNITEAIRWVLGEQSAKSLRGGKMPDIIFAGTQERKPLNIAEVMIVLDNTDYYLPLDFSEISIMRRYRRTGESEFFINKQACRLKDIQDLFMDSGLGKESFSIISQGKVEAIFNSKPEDRRGIFEEAAGVLKYKQRKKKAEQKLFETEDNLDRIKDIIHELAEQLVPLETQSKTAEKFLIIKKELTTVDVGLTVVEIEDTKNLWETKKEEFHQLEEQLKIVDQQIHKLEDYLQHTRTKRTALDKQIEIQQQQLLQIIESLKQTEGQKNVLSERSKHTLQTASEYEQSLNELTKEIANYQEELTHIQSKISLNEQQQKELKKENQTAQANVAKYSKSSKELMEELRSQYVEMMQDQANVSNDLKYLERQYQQETTKNKQSIQKHESLVNELSQALIKKEELAANNQAIEKVLKEQITRYEETKQQLELKQQALTDKQKKMYQMMNQTQQVKARQKSLQEIQENYTGFYQGIRIILKNRQQLSGIIGVVAELIKVPEKYTIAIETALGSAAQHIVVESEKDGRTAINFLKQQHGGRATFLPITTIKARQLSTSVYTKIQKQTGFIGIASELVQYEEKVAAIIKNLLGTTLFADSLENANQLAKLISYQYRIVSLEGDIMNPGGSMTGGANKRGSQGSLFNQSHELQLLNEQVIELETKQRQTEKEVQQLINEEQQLRENLEQLRLKMEEDRLKQQESMSQLSNVQLLIERLTKEKRLFEFESHEIHQFLSDYQLQKEELLKKQVFLLEEKERLDLEMNQIEQEASQMEVYKNKAQEIFNQIQSKQAVMNEQFAYLLQQKNEKQSQLTGIVEKKASLTHQLQQLNDHSVDHQTTEKDLAMQLDQLSDEREKIQTLIYEEKQTQQQLQKEINQTEANLADKNKQQQQLLSRQTQIEIQKDRTEVRLDHSLQYLQEEYNLTFDYAQSNYEPIKEKDTARNQVEELKQAIKRLGPINLESIDQYHQVNERYQFLITQRDDLLSAKDQLFGTMDEMDQEVKERFSETFKAIRMQFQSVFPNMFGGGQAELILTDPNDLLNTGIEIEAQPPGKKLQGLSLLSGGERALTAIALLFSIIHVRPVPFCVLDEVEAALDEANVARFGRYLSTFEDEMQFIVVTHRKGTMEAADVLYGVTMQESGVSNLVSVRLETIKEDEKIVKNV from the coding sequence GTGTATTTAAAACGAATTGAAATTGCAGGGTTTAAATCCTTTGCAGATCGAACGATTATTGATTTTGAAAATGGTGTTACTGCTGTTGTTGGACCAAATGGGAGTGGAAAAAGTAATATAACTGAAGCCATTCGTTGGGTGCTTGGCGAACAATCAGCTAAGAGTTTACGTGGTGGTAAGATGCCAGATATTATTTTTGCAGGTACACAGGAAAGAAAGCCATTAAATATTGCTGAGGTAATGATTGTTTTAGATAACACGGATTATTACTTACCTCTTGATTTTAGTGAAATTAGCATTATGCGTCGCTATCGTCGAACAGGTGAGAGCGAATTTTTCATTAATAAACAGGCTTGTCGGCTTAAAGATATTCAAGACCTATTTATGGATTCTGGTTTAGGTAAGGAATCTTTCTCTATTATTTCACAAGGTAAAGTTGAAGCTATTTTTAATAGTAAGCCAGAAGATCGACGTGGAATTTTTGAAGAAGCTGCCGGAGTATTAAAATATAAGCAGCGTAAGAAAAAAGCTGAACAAAAACTGTTTGAGACAGAAGATAATTTGGATCGAATCAAAGATATTATTCACGAATTGGCAGAACAGTTAGTGCCATTAGAAACTCAAAGTAAAACAGCAGAAAAATTTTTAATAATCAAAAAAGAGCTGACTACCGTTGATGTGGGTTTAACTGTGGTAGAAATCGAGGATACAAAAAACTTATGGGAAACGAAAAAAGAAGAATTTCATCAGTTAGAAGAACAACTAAAAATTGTTGATCAACAAATTCATAAATTAGAGGACTATCTACAACATACTCGTACCAAACGTACAGCTTTGGATAAACAAATTGAAATACAACAGCAACAACTCCTTCAAATTATCGAGTCATTAAAGCAAACTGAAGGACAAAAAAATGTTTTGAGCGAACGTTCAAAGCATACATTGCAAACAGCAAGTGAATATGAGCAATCATTAAATGAGCTGACAAAAGAAATAGCAAATTATCAAGAAGAATTAACACATATACAATCAAAAATTTCTTTAAATGAGCAGCAGCAAAAAGAATTAAAAAAAGAAAATCAAACAGCTCAAGCTAATGTAGCAAAGTATAGCAAATCTTCTAAAGAGTTAATGGAAGAATTAAGAAGTCAATATGTAGAAATGATGCAAGATCAAGCTAATGTTTCAAATGATTTAAAATATTTGGAACGTCAATATCAACAAGAGACGACCAAAAACAAACAATCGATTCAAAAACACGAATCGTTGGTGAATGAGTTATCGCAAGCTTTGATTAAAAAAGAAGAATTAGCAGCAAATAATCAAGCAATTGAAAAAGTATTAAAAGAGCAGATAACAAGGTATGAAGAAACTAAGCAACAACTTGAACTAAAACAACAAGCATTAACAGACAAGCAAAAAAAAATGTACCAAATGATGAATCAAACCCAACAAGTTAAAGCAAGACAGAAAAGTTTACAGGAAATTCAAGAAAATTATACAGGCTTTTATCAAGGGATACGAATTATATTAAAGAATAGGCAGCAATTATCAGGAATTATTGGTGTAGTTGCTGAATTAATAAAAGTACCTGAAAAATATACAATAGCCATTGAAACAGCACTTGGCAGTGCTGCTCAGCATATTGTTGTGGAATCTGAAAAAGATGGACGAACAGCAATCAATTTTTTAAAACAACAACATGGTGGACGGGCAACATTTCTACCAATAACAACAATTAAAGCACGTCAGTTATCTACATCTGTCTATACTAAAATACAAAAACAAACAGGTTTCATCGGTATTGCAAGTGAATTAGTTCAGTATGAAGAAAAAGTTGCAGCTATCATAAAAAATTTATTAGGAACAACATTATTTGCGGATTCTTTGGAAAATGCCAATCAATTAGCAAAATTAATTAGTTATCAATACCGTATTGTTTCATTAGAAGGGGATATAATGAATCCAGGTGGTTCAATGACAGGTGGAGCAAACAAACGTGGTAGCCAGGGAAGCCTTTTCAACCAATCACATGAATTACAGTTACTCAATGAACAAGTCATTGAATTAGAAACCAAGCAAAGACAGACAGAAAAAGAAGTTCAGCAATTGATAAATGAAGAACAACAATTAAGGGAAAATTTAGAACAGTTGCGATTAAAAATGGAAGAAGATCGACTCAAACAACAAGAATCAATGAGTCAGCTGTCTAATGTTCAATTGTTAATTGAGCGTTTGACAAAAGAAAAGCGATTATTTGAATTTGAATCTCATGAAATTCATCAATTTTTATCGGACTATCAATTACAAAAAGAAGAATTGCTTAAAAAACAGGTATTTTTATTAGAAGAAAAAGAACGTCTTGATTTAGAGATGAATCAAATAGAACAAGAAGCAAGCCAGATGGAAGTATATAAAAACAAAGCACAAGAAATATTCAATCAAATTCAATCAAAACAGGCAGTGATGAATGAACAATTTGCTTATTTACTTCAGCAAAAAAATGAAAAACAAAGTCAATTGACCGGTATTGTTGAAAAGAAAGCTAGTTTGACACATCAATTGCAACAATTGAACGATCATTCGGTGGATCACCAAACTACAGAGAAAGACCTAGCTATGCAGTTAGATCAATTATCTGATGAAAGAGAAAAAATACAAACTTTAATTTATGAAGAAAAACAAACACAGCAACAATTACAAAAAGAAATAAATCAAACAGAAGCTAATTTGGCAGATAAAAATAAACAGCAACAACAATTACTTTCTAGACAGACACAAATAGAAATACAAAAGGACCGTACGGAAGTCAGATTGGATCACTCACTTCAATATTTACAAGAAGAATATAATTTAACATTTGATTATGCCCAAAGTAATTATGAGCCAATCAAAGAAAAGGATACAGCAAGGAACCAAGTCGAAGAATTAAAGCAAGCCATTAAACGATTAGGTCCTATCAATTTAGAATCTATTGATCAATATCATCAGGTCAATGAAAGATATCAATTTCTAATTACACAACGAGATGATTTATTGAGTGCTAAGGATCAATTATTTGGAACAATGGATGAGATGGATCAGGAAGTCAAAGAACGATTTAGCGAAACTTTTAAGGCAATTCGTATGCAATTTCAATCTGTTTTTCCTAATATGTTTGGTGGTGGACAAGCTGAACTTATTCTAACGGATCCCAATGATTTGTTAAATACAGGAATTGAGATTGAAGCACAACCGCCAGGTAAAAAATTACAGGGATTGAGCTTATTATCTGGTGGAGAACGCGCATTAACAGCAATTGCTTTGTTATTCTCCATTATTCACGTTCGGCCGGTACCTTTTTGTGTGCTTGATGAAGTTGAAGCTGCTCTTGATGAAGCAAATGTAGCTCGTTTTGGTAGATATTTATCGACATTCGAAGATGAAATGCAATTTATTGTTGTCACACATAGAAAAGGTACCATGGAAGCTGCAGATGTTTTGTATGGTGTTACTATGCAAGAATCAGGCGTTTCCAATCTTGTTTCTGTTCGCTTGGAAACTATAAAAGAAGATGAAAAAATTGTAAAAAATGTATAG
- a CDS encoding Cof-type HAD-IIB family hydrolase, translating to MIKLIAIDLDGTLLNDKKKISIKNKETIARAKALGIKIVICTGRPLKAMEHYLEELNLLEETDYCITFNGGLVQKTSNGEIIKKALLPLKAINEVYLLAISLNLPFDVLSDHEVLQLPSSPEHPSIYNKLNNTLTFTPAVLNELTNDRIYNKIVMATAADYLDRQIKQIPHEYYDHFEIIKTRKNLLEFMPKGITKAYGLSLLADELMIKSEEIMAIGDEENDLPMIHYAGIGVAMENAVSKVRSAADIITTTNEKDGVASAIENYAFSTLQGVKGGI from the coding sequence TTGATCAAATTAATAGCTATCGATCTAGATGGTACTTTGTTAAATGACAAAAAAAAGATTTCAATAAAGAATAAAGAAACCATTGCTAGGGCCAAAGCTTTAGGCATTAAAATCGTTATTTGTACTGGACGTCCTTTAAAAGCAATGGAACATTATTTAGAGGAATTAAATTTATTAGAAGAAACAGATTATTGCATAACATTTAATGGAGGATTAGTACAAAAAACGAGTAATGGAGAAATCATTAAGAAGGCTTTGTTACCACTTAAGGCGATTAACGAAGTCTATCTACTAGCTATTTCTTTAAATCTACCTTTCGATGTTCTGTCTGATCATGAAGTATTACAATTGCCATCTTCACCAGAGCACCCATCTATTTATAATAAACTAAACAATACATTAACATTTACTCCAGCTGTTTTAAACGAGCTGACAAATGATCGGATTTACAATAAAATAGTCATGGCAACAGCTGCTGATTATTTAGATAGGCAAATAAAGCAAATTCCACATGAGTATTATGATCACTTTGAAATTATTAAGACAAGAAAGAATTTATTGGAATTTATGCCTAAGGGAATTACAAAGGCTTATGGACTGTCTCTTTTAGCAGATGAGTTAATGATTAAATCAGAAGAAATTATGGCAATTGGTGATGAAGAAAACGATCTACCAATGATTCATTATGCAGGAATTGGTGTTGCAATGGAGAATGCTGTTTCTAAAGTTAGAAGTGCAGCCGATATTATTACCACTACCAATGAAAAAGACGGAGTAGCCTCTGCAATTGAAAACTATGCATTTTCAACATTACAAGGCGTGAAGGGAGGAATTTAA